TCTCAGAAACTTGAGAGGAAATACTAAACGGAATAATTATAAATAAACTTAAGGTAAAAAATCTTTTTCCCATTTGAGGTTTTACTATGTATAAACTAAAAACGCGAAAAAGATACAACTTATTCTATCTTCAAATCCCTCTTCTCCAAAACCTCTTTCAAATTCGGACGCAATCTACTTTTATATACAGACAGACAATCTTCTTTCTTTCTTCCTTTGCGTAATGCTCTTTGTTCTTCTACAGGAAGTGAAGCAATATGAACACATTCAGGTGTGCAGCAGCCTTTCATTTTTTCGGCACATTCATCACATTGGATAAATAATAAATGACAATCATCGTTGGCGCAGTTCACATGTGTATCGCAAGGTTTTCCGCATTGGTGACATTCGGCAATTACATCTTCAGTAATGCGTTCACCCACGCGTTCATCAAATACAAAATTCTTTCCAATAAATTTCGATTCCAATCCTTCTGCTTTTATTTGACGCACGTAATCAATCACACCACCATGCAATTGGTTTACATCTGTAAATCCATGGTGCTTTAAATACGCACTTGCTTTTTCGCAACGCACACCACCGGTGCAATACATCAATATTTTTTTGTCTTTTTTATCTTTCAGCTCTTCAATCACCATTGGTAATTCTTCGCGAAAGGTATCCGCATCGGGAGTAATGGCTCCTAAAAATTTTCCAACTTCACTTTCGTAATGGTTACGCATATCCACAATAATGGTATCCGGATTTTCCATGGCAGCATTAAACTCCTTTGCTGTTAAATGATTTCCAACATTGGTTACATCAAAGGCATTGTCGTCCAATCCATCCGCAACAATTTTCGGTCGCACTTTAATGGTGAGTTTATAAAATGATTTCCCATCGTCTTCAACGGCAATCTTAAAAGGGATTCCGGCAAACAAGGAATTTTTATGAAGGTTGTATTTAAATATTTCCCAATTTTCTTCGGGCACACTCATTTGTGCATTAATCCCTTCCTTGGCAACATAAATGCGTCCGAGAATTTTCAGATTATTCCATTGCTCAAACAGAGCATCACGAAGTTCTTGTGGGTTGTCGATAATTACGTAGCGGTAAAACGAAACAGTTATCCGTTTAATGGTTTCTTCCTGAATTCGTTTTTTAAGCTCCTTTTTGTTAACTCTGTTTTGCAGTAACATAGTGTCGAGGGTTTAAAATCATGACAAAGGTAAAGTTTTTCGCTGAATTGAAACATGACCTTTGTCACTCTAGTATTTGGAGTGTTTTTTTGGAGGAGCAATTACTTTTACCTCCGAAGCCTTGATCCACCCGCCATTCACTGCAAGTCCTCCTTCGTGCGGGCTTTTCGTTACTGTCGGGGCTATTAATTGAACTTGTCGCTATTAAACAACTCTTACTAACTTTATTAGCCCCGATTGAAGAGGAAATCCTTTCCTGCTAATTTAGCAGGAAAGATTGAAACGAAAAGCGGGACAAATGACTATTGCACATATAAAACAATATGCTCCTAAATTGGATAAGCATCTAAAATCGATATTCTTTATAGATATGCATATTTCCGTGATAAATTTATTTTGATTTTAAAATATAATAGTGATATTTAGCCTTTCAATTCTTTAATGCATATGGCCACGAGTGATAAAATATTGGTAATTGGTTCATCCGGACAAATAGGTACGGAGCTGGTTCAAAATCTAAGAGATATTTATGGTATTGACAATGTGGTGGCTTCGGATGTGAAGGTGACCGAGCAAGCCAAAGAAGGACCATTTGAGGTGATAGACGTGATGAATGCCCAAGGATTATTGGAAATTGTAAAGCGTCACAAAATTAATCAGGTATATTTATTAGCTGCTCTTTTATCGGCTACTGCCGAAAAAATGCCAAAATTTGGTTGGGACTTAAACATGCAAGGATTATTTAACGTGCTTGACCTGGCGAAAGAAAAGATTATTGAAAAAGTATACTGGCCGAGCTCCATTGCTGTTTTTGGTCCGAATACCCCCAGCATTAATACCCCACAATTTACAATTATGGAACCTAGCACTGTTTACGGTATAAGTAAACAAGCAGGAGAACGCTGGTGCGAATACTACTTTAACAAATATGGGGTGGATGTTAGAAGTTTACGCTATCCGGGCTTAATTGGATGGAAATCGGCACCGGGTGGTGGCACAACTGATTATGCCGTTCACATTTTTCATGAAGCCTTAAAATCAGGCAGTTACGAATGTTTTTTATCCGAAAACACCACACTTCCAATGATGTATATGCCGGATGCAATTAAAGCTACGATTGGTATCATGCAAGCTGATTCTCAGAAAGTTAAAATACGTTCAAGTTATAACTTATCGGGGTTCAGTTTTTCCCCTAAAGAAATCGCCTTGGAAATCAAAAAACACCTTCCGAATTTCAGCATTTCTTATAAGCCAGATTCACGTCAGCAAATTGCCGACAGTTGGCCCAAAAGTATTGATTCCAGTGAGGCAAACAAGGATTGGGGATGGAAGCCGGAATACGATTTGGCAAGCATGACTGCCGATATGATAAAAAATTTAAAAAAATAATTAAAAAACTGTAACTTTCCGTTATTGTTGACGTAAAAACATATAGGCTACTGGATTTAGCGAATTGAAATCGGTCGAAGGAAATTTTTAGTTGGTCTAAATTGTGTAGTGGCTTAAAATAATTGTTATAATTTTATCTTAGAATCTAAAAAGATACTCCAAATAAAATGAAAAAGGCTTTCCTAATATTATTTTTTGTTGCTTGTAATATTGCTATTGCTCAGTCATCTGTTGGAAAAGACACAACCAACTTTACCGACATTAACGGCAAAAAGCAGGGCAAATGGATTATTTACAACAAGGACTTGCACAGAGAGTGTTTCAAGGACGACCAAAAGGTTGAAGAAGGAAAATACTTGGATAGCAAAAAGACCGGACCTTGGAAAGAGTACTATTGTAACAACAATGTAAAAAGTGTAATTACCTACGAAAACAATCGCCCAAGCGGATACGCTAAAATGTATCACGAAAATGGTAAGATTAAAGAAGAAGGTCTTTGGAAAAACAACCGTTGGGTTGGCGATTACAAACTATATTACGATAACGGACAAGTTCAACAAGCATTTAAATTTAATGCTACCGGAAAACGCGAAGGAAAACAAGAATACTACTACGAGAACGGTCAAATTATGATCGAAGGAAATTGGGCAGAAGGAAAAGAAGCTGGTGTTTTGAAAGAATACTACGAAAACGGGGATGTAAAATCTGAGAAAAACTTTAATGGCGGAACATTGGATGTTGCTTCTGTTAAAACCTACAACCCAAAGAAACCTATCCCGAAAGCTTCTCCGGATGTAAAAGTGGAAGCACCTCCAGTTGTTGCTCAAAAGAATGAAAAAGACAACTTGGGTAAAGTGTTTAACGGTGAAGGATACTGGAAACTTTACAACCAAAACAAACAAGTTTCTAAAGACGGAATTTTTAGCAAAAATCGTTTAATGGATGGTAAAGTTTACTCATACGATAGCGATGGAATCTTAACCAGAATTGCAGTATACAAAGGCGGAAAATACGTTGGAGATGCTGTAATGGAAGAATAATTCAGACACAGTTCGTAAAACCTACGAAAACTTAATATCTTTGGACTTATGAAAATTTCATAAGTCCTTTTTATTTTCAGGCAAGTCCTGTTTTTATTTTAATGGACCAACAAGTTTTAAGTAATAACGTATGCAAAACAATTTATTCATTTACAATACACTTTCTCGTACAAAGGAAAAATTCACACCCATCACTCCAGGAAGAGT
This portion of the Bacteroidota bacterium genome encodes:
- a CDS encoding rhodanese-related sulfurtransferase; translation: MLLQNRVNKKELKKRIQEETIKRITVSFYRYVIIDNPQELRDALFEQWNNLKILGRIYVAKEGINAQMSVPEENWEIFKYNLHKNSLFAGIPFKIAVEDDGKSFYKLTIKVRPKIVADGLDDNAFDVTNVGNHLTAKEFNAAMENPDTIIVDMRNHYESEVGKFLGAITPDADTFREELPMVIEELKDKKDKKILMYCTGGVRCEKASAYLKHHGFTDVNQLHGGVIDYVRQIKAEGLESKFIGKNFVFDERVGERITEDVIAECHQCGKPCDTHVNCANDDCHLLFIQCDECAEKMKGCCTPECVHIASLPVEEQRALRKGRKKEDCLSVYKSRLRPNLKEVLEKRDLKIE
- a CDS encoding NAD-dependent epimerase/dehydratase family protein, giving the protein MATSDKILVIGSSGQIGTELVQNLRDIYGIDNVVASDVKVTEQAKEGPFEVIDVMNAQGLLEIVKRHKINQVYLLAALLSATAEKMPKFGWDLNMQGLFNVLDLAKEKIIEKVYWPSSIAVFGPNTPSINTPQFTIMEPSTVYGISKQAGERWCEYYFNKYGVDVRSLRYPGLIGWKSAPGGGTTDYAVHIFHEALKSGSYECFLSENTTLPMMYMPDAIKATIGIMQADSQKVKIRSSYNLSGFSFSPKEIALEIKKHLPNFSISYKPDSRQQIADSWPKSIDSSEANKDWGWKPEYDLASMTADMIKNLKK
- a CDS encoding toxin-antitoxin system YwqK family antitoxin, translating into MKKAFLILFFVACNIAIAQSSVGKDTTNFTDINGKKQGKWIIYNKDLHRECFKDDQKVEEGKYLDSKKTGPWKEYYCNNNVKSVITYENNRPSGYAKMYHENGKIKEEGLWKNNRWVGDYKLYYDNGQVQQAFKFNATGKREGKQEYYYENGQIMIEGNWAEGKEAGVLKEYYENGDVKSEKNFNGGTLDVASVKTYNPKKPIPKASPDVKVEAPPVVAQKNEKDNLGKVFNGEGYWKLYNQNKQVSKDGIFSKNRLMDGKVYSYDSDGILTRIAVYKGGKYVGDAVMEE